One Streptomyces coeruleorubidus DNA segment encodes these proteins:
- a CDS encoding peptidoglycan-binding protein produces MERIVEFYTVKRGDTLGEIAVMHRVTLQQILEWNPQITNPDIIRPGQRIRVAPERHGAFEPFPGVDFFQSSVTSPIIEAMGFRLIEEGCSEYADGPDSQWSEADRKSYAHWQEKLGFSGQDADGIPGRKSWERLHVPAVFE; encoded by the coding sequence ATGGAAAGAATAGTAGAGTTCTACACAGTGAAACGTGGTGACACGCTCGGTGAGATCGCGGTTATGCACCGCGTGACGCTGCAGCAGATTCTGGAGTGGAACCCTCAGATCACGAATCCGGACATCATTCGCCCCGGACAGCGGATCCGTGTGGCTCCAGAAAGGCACGGTGCATTCGAGCCCTTTCCGGGCGTCGACTTCTTCCAGTCCTCCGTGACCAGCCCGATCATCGAGGCTATGGGCTTCCGCCTCATCGAGGAGGGTTGCTCGGAGTACGCCGACGGGCCCGACTCGCAGTGGAGCGAGGCGGACCGGAAGTCGTACGCGCATTGGCAGGAAAAACTCGGATTCAGTGGCCAGGACGCTGACGGCATACCGGGCCGGAAGTCGTGGGAGAGGCTGCACGTGCCCGCCGTCTTCGAGTGA
- a CDS encoding MFS transporter, translating to MTETQTVSPPTKRPVRQLLAASVGNAVEWYDWYAYTFLATYIAAQVFPKSADNSLVPLLSTFAVFAVGFFMRPVGGLLMGAVADRHGRRAALTVTILLMGGSSLLVGLTPTYAAVGVLAPVILVLARLLQGLSVGGEFAASTTFLVESAGPGRRGLFSSFQYVSTTVGQLVASGIAALLVDTLSDGQMNGWGWRVPFMLGAVLSLVGFWIRQGAQETRSAEQQKAPRPGLFEALRRHPRESLLIGGITAGGTIAYYTWTSYLPTYAELNAGLEKSDTLLVSTISLAFFALLQPLGGLLSDRFGRRPLLLFFGLGFALLTVPLLHALRDSFAVLLLVSCAGMVLLTGFTSISAAVNAEIFPPRVRAAGIGFPYSLTVALFGGTAPYVGTLFKEVGHAGLFPWYVAVLCLLSSLVYLRLPETAHTPLRR from the coding sequence GTGACAGAGACGCAGACGGTTTCCCCGCCGACGAAACGGCCCGTTCGCCAGCTCCTCGCCGCCTCGGTGGGCAACGCGGTGGAGTGGTACGACTGGTACGCCTACACGTTTCTGGCCACCTACATCGCCGCCCAGGTCTTCCCGAAGAGCGCGGACAACTCGCTGGTGCCGCTGCTGTCCACGTTCGCGGTCTTCGCGGTGGGCTTCTTCATGCGGCCGGTCGGCGGGCTGCTGATGGGCGCGGTCGCGGACCGGCACGGTCGGCGGGCCGCGCTGACGGTCACCATCCTGCTGATGGGCGGCAGCAGCCTGCTCGTCGGGCTGACCCCGACGTACGCGGCGGTGGGCGTGCTGGCGCCGGTGATCCTCGTCCTGGCGCGGCTGCTGCAAGGCCTGTCCGTGGGCGGCGAGTTCGCGGCCTCGACGACCTTCCTGGTCGAGTCGGCGGGCCCCGGCAGGCGCGGTCTGTTCTCCAGCTTCCAGTACGTGTCGACGACCGTGGGGCAGCTCGTCGCCTCCGGCATCGCCGCGCTGCTCGTGGACACCCTGAGCGACGGGCAGATGAACGGCTGGGGCTGGCGGGTCCCGTTCATGCTCGGGGCCGTGCTGAGCCTGGTCGGCTTCTGGATCCGGCAGGGCGCGCAGGAGACCCGCAGCGCCGAGCAGCAGAAGGCCCCGCGCCCCGGTCTGTTCGAGGCGCTGCGCCGGCACCCGCGCGAGTCGCTCCTCATCGGCGGCATCACGGCGGGCGGCACCATCGCCTACTACACGTGGACGTCGTACCTGCCGACGTACGCCGAACTCAACGCGGGGCTGGAGAAGTCGGACACGCTGCTCGTGAGCACGATCTCACTGGCCTTCTTCGCGCTGCTGCAACCGCTCGGCGGCCTGCTGTCGGACCGCTTCGGCCGCCGCCCCCTGCTCCTCTTCTTCGGCCTGGGCTTCGCCCTGCTCACGGTGCCCCTGCTGCACGCCCTGCGCGACTCCTTCGCCGTGCTGCTGCTCGTGAGTTGCGCCGGCATGGTGCTGCTGACCGGGTTCACCTCGATCAGCGCGGCCGTGAACGCGGAGATCTTCCCGCCCCGGGTCCGCGCGGCCGGCATCGGCTTCCCCTACTCGCTGACGGTCGCCCTCTTCGGCGGCACGGCTCCGTACGTGGGCACGCTGTTCAAGGAGGTGGGCCACGCCGGGCTCTTCCCCTGGTACGTCGCGGTGCTCTGCCTGCTGTCGTCGCTGGTGTACCTGCGGCTGCCGGAAACGGCTCACACACCTCTCCGGCGGTGA
- a CDS encoding phosphatase PAP2 family protein: MNARTEPAPAGSDAIARPPLVREFLLVAGLFLVYKFGRQLATGHTGEAFHNAYRVWDFERAVHLPGEGTVQSLLLHGDGLVHIANTYYAAVHFPATAAFLIWLYLRRPAHYVWARRVLAAVTAAALVLHLLFPLAPPRMLTATGLVDTARVYGPSVYGSPATDSLSNQFAAMPSLHFGWALMVAVGLVVATRSRWRWLWLLHPLLTLLVIVGTANHYWLDAIVATGLLGVALAVILPQASSGGTPISLRSPHRTATTAGRAQGRLVPARAQVQTEEQVLAGAGR, translated from the coding sequence ATGAATGCCCGCACCGAGCCTGCGCCGGCGGGGTCCGACGCGATAGCGCGACCGCCGCTCGTCCGGGAGTTCCTGCTCGTCGCGGGGCTCTTCCTCGTCTACAAGTTCGGCCGGCAGCTGGCCACGGGCCACACCGGCGAGGCCTTCCACAACGCCTACCGCGTGTGGGACTTCGAACGAGCGGTCCATCTGCCCGGCGAGGGGACGGTGCAGTCCCTGCTGCTGCACGGCGACGGCCTGGTGCACATCGCGAACACCTACTACGCGGCCGTCCACTTTCCGGCCACCGCCGCCTTCCTGATCTGGCTCTACCTGCGCCGCCCGGCCCACTACGTGTGGGCCCGCCGGGTACTGGCCGCCGTCACCGCCGCCGCCCTGGTGCTGCACCTGCTGTTCCCGCTCGCCCCGCCGCGCATGCTGACCGCGACCGGCCTGGTGGACACGGCGCGGGTCTACGGTCCGTCGGTGTACGGCAGTCCCGCGACCGACTCCCTGTCGAACCAGTTCGCTGCGATGCCGTCGCTGCACTTCGGCTGGGCTCTGATGGTGGCGGTCGGCCTGGTCGTGGCGACCCGCTCGCGGTGGCGCTGGTTGTGGCTGCTGCATCCCCTGCTGACGCTGCTGGTGATCGTCGGCACCGCGAACCACTACTGGCTCGACGCGATCGTGGCGACGGGCCTGCTGGGTGTCGCGCTCGCGGTGATCCTCCCCCAGGCTTCGTCCGGAGGGACCCCCATCTCGCTTCGCTCGCCGCACCGCACGGCGACGACGGCGGGCCGCGCGCAGGGCAGGCTCGTACCGGCCCGGGCCCAGGTCCAAACCGAGGAGCAAGTGCTCGCGGGGGCCGGCCGATGA
- a CDS encoding PP2C family protein-serine/threonine phosphatase, whose amino-acid sequence MTTAEIDFEELFDAAPNPYLVLDADLVVRHANRAYLRATGRTRAELAGRYILEAFPDTPGEPDAAREFGASLQRVLDSREPDMVAPRRFDIPVAGRPGEAEERWWCGMSSPVLGPDGAVKWIIARADDVTELMRSPVIRELTPPLSNQATGIAAQVYARSHDLERLNEQLRQAHAREREIAVTLQEVMLRSPDLDRHRDIAVRYLPASGSLNVCGDWYDVVDLPPDRYSIAIGDVVGHGIEAAAVMGMLRSALSAAIRAVPSPAQALEVLGLYARAVDGALATTVAKVLIDPRSRLIIYSNAGHPPPVLLSPDGSCRLLDQATDPPLGARPEHVPRPQAGLPYTRGDTLALYTDGLIERRGEDIDIGLARLIDALARSGTLPVEELADGLLAEMGVPGGGQDDDIALVVVRL is encoded by the coding sequence GTGACGACAGCGGAGATCGATTTCGAGGAGTTGTTCGACGCCGCGCCGAACCCGTACCTGGTGCTGGACGCCGACCTGGTGGTTCGCCATGCCAACCGGGCCTATCTCCGGGCCACCGGCAGGACCCGCGCGGAACTGGCCGGGCGGTACATCCTGGAGGCGTTCCCCGACACACCTGGTGAGCCGGATGCGGCGCGTGAATTCGGCGCATCGCTCCAGCGCGTGCTGGACTCCCGCGAGCCCGACATGGTGGCACCGCGGCGATTCGACATTCCCGTCGCCGGCCGGCCGGGGGAGGCGGAGGAGCGCTGGTGGTGCGGGATGTCCAGCCCCGTTCTGGGGCCGGACGGCGCCGTGAAATGGATCATCGCGCGCGCCGACGACGTCACCGAGCTGATGCGTTCCCCCGTCATCCGTGAGCTCACCCCACCGCTGAGCAACCAGGCGACAGGGATCGCGGCCCAGGTGTATGCCCGGTCGCACGATCTGGAACGGCTGAACGAGCAGCTGCGCCAGGCGCATGCCCGCGAACGTGAAATCGCCGTCACCCTCCAGGAGGTCATGCTCCGCTCGCCCGACCTGGACAGACACCGGGACATCGCCGTGCGCTACCTGCCGGCCAGCGGATCGCTCAACGTGTGCGGCGACTGGTACGACGTGGTCGATCTGCCGCCCGACCGCTACTCCATCGCCATCGGGGACGTCGTCGGCCACGGCATCGAGGCCGCCGCCGTCATGGGCATGCTGCGCAGCGCCCTGAGCGCAGCCATCCGGGCTGTGCCCAGCCCCGCACAGGCCCTTGAGGTACTGGGCCTGTACGCCCGGGCGGTCGACGGCGCGCTCGCCACCACCGTGGCCAAGGTGCTCATCGACCCGCGCAGCCGACTGATCATCTACAGCAACGCCGGCCACCCACCGCCGGTGCTCCTCAGTCCGGACGGCAGCTGCCGACTGCTGGACCAGGCCACGGACCCGCCGCTCGGCGCCCGACCGGAACATGTCCCCCGCCCCCAGGCCGGCCTGCCCTACACCCGAGGGGACACCCTCGCGCTCTACACCGACGGCCTCATCGAACGCCGCGGCGAGGACATCGACATCGGCCTGGCCCGGCTGATCGACGCCCTGGCCCGGTCCGGCACGCTCCCGGTGGAAGAACTCGCCGACGGACTGCTGGCCGAGATGGGCGTCCCCGGAGGTGGTCAGGACGACGACATCGCCCTGGTCGTCGTCCGCCTGTGA
- a CDS encoding aromatic ring-hydroxylating dioxygenase subunit alpha, translated as MPHTTAFARNQWYVAAYSHEVGRELLGRTILGETLVLYRTEEEGTPVVLHDRCVHRRYPLSEAPTRLDGDRIVCGYHGFTYDTTGTCVYVPGQKRVPRTARVASYPVVEQDSLIWVWIGDPALADPQSIPRARHLDSPGWVTVRGMEPIDCDYGLLVDNLLDLSHETYLHGGYIGTPEVAETPITTEVDEGAGIVRVSRHMDDAECPPFYAKSTGIEGRITRWQDIEYHAPCLYLLHSRIAPVGVLPEPDGSDPNGFHTEITYAITPSGDGKVYDFWAVSRDWATDDAEVTEFLRGNNHTVVMQDVTALNLLQKTLGTERTGYQELSINIDTGGLAARRILARLVEEGEKPVEKVQ; from the coding sequence ATGCCTCACACCACCGCCTTCGCCAGGAACCAGTGGTACGTCGCCGCCTACAGTCACGAGGTCGGGCGGGAGTTGCTCGGACGGACGATTCTCGGTGAGACGCTCGTGCTCTACCGGACCGAGGAGGAGGGCACGCCGGTCGTGCTGCACGACCGGTGTGTGCACCGCCGGTATCCGCTGTCCGAGGCCCCGACGCGCCTCGACGGCGACCGGATCGTGTGCGGGTACCACGGGTTCACGTACGACACGACCGGTACGTGCGTGTACGTGCCGGGGCAGAAACGGGTGCCGCGCACGGCCCGGGTCGCCTCCTACCCGGTCGTCGAGCAGGACTCGCTGATCTGGGTGTGGATCGGTGACCCCGCGCTCGCCGATCCGCAGAGCATCCCGCGGGCCAGGCACCTCGACTCCCCCGGCTGGGTCACCGTGCGCGGCATGGAGCCCATCGACTGCGACTACGGACTCCTCGTCGACAACCTCCTGGACCTGTCCCACGAGACGTATCTGCACGGCGGGTACATCGGCACCCCCGAGGTCGCCGAGACGCCGATCACGACGGAGGTCGACGAGGGCGCCGGGATCGTCCGGGTGAGCCGGCACATGGACGACGCCGAGTGCCCGCCGTTCTACGCCAAGTCCACCGGCATCGAGGGCCGGATCACCCGCTGGCAGGACATCGAGTACCACGCGCCCTGCCTCTATCTGCTGCACAGCCGCATCGCCCCGGTCGGCGTGCTGCCCGAGCCGGACGGCAGCGACCCGAACGGCTTCCACACCGAGATCACGTACGCGATCACACCGTCCGGCGACGGCAAGGTGTACGACTTCTGGGCCGTCTCGCGCGACTGGGCGACCGACGACGCCGAGGTCACCGAATTCCTGCGCGGCAACAACCACACGGTCGTGATGCAGGACGTCACCGCCCTCAACCTGCTCCAGAAGACCCTCGGCACCGAGCGCACCGGCTACCAGGAGCTGAGCATCAACATCGACACCGGCGGCCTGGCCGCCCGCCGTATCCTCGCCCGGCTGGTCGAGGAGGGCGAGAAGCCCGTGGAGAAGGTCCAGTGA
- a CDS encoding phosphocholine-specific phospholipase C: protein MSEVNRRRFLQLAGATTAFSALSASIQRAAALPANHRTGSIEDVEHIVVLMQENRSFDHYFGTLRGVRGFGDPRPVTLDNGKPIWHQEKDGKELLPFHPDADDLGMQFLEGLPHSWPDGQQAYNGGKYDKWLPAKGTTTMAYLTREDIPFHYALADAFTVCDAYHCSFIGSTDPNRYYMWSGYTGNDGTGGGPVLGNDELGYGWTTYPERLEQAGISWKIYQDIGDGLDAKGSWGWIEDAYRGNYGDNSLLYFDKYRDANPGDPWYDKARTGTNVKAGDGYFDLLKADVKADRLPQISWIAAPEAFSEHSNWPSNYGAWYIAQVLDALTANPEVWAKTALFITYDENDGFFDHVVPPLPPKDASRGKSTVDVSLDLFPGDGKNTAGPYGLGPRVPMLVVSPWSKGGFVCSETLDHTSILRFMERRFGVREPNISPWRRAICGDLTSAFDFSRKDTRPAPLPGTDEYEPQDRERHPDYKPTPPADPRMPRQERGLRRARPLKYAPYVDASVDAAAGKLTLAFASGPKAGAAFHVTSGNRTDGPWMYTTEAGKTLSDTWNSDWSAGSYDLTVHGPNGFVRVFKGSNRTAGCEVTARHTGDDIELTFANKGSGTARLKVSDGYGGRPSTVTVRPGAKVRRTVELAASRRWYDLTVTAEGDAAFLRRFAGHVDNGRPGVSDPALITA from the coding sequence ATGTCCGAAGTCAACCGGCGCCGCTTTCTCCAACTCGCGGGTGCCACCACGGCCTTCAGCGCACTGTCCGCCAGCATCCAGCGCGCCGCCGCGCTCCCGGCCAACCACCGCACCGGGTCGATCGAGGACGTCGAGCACATCGTCGTCCTGATGCAGGAGAACCGCTCCTTCGACCACTACTTCGGCACGCTGAGAGGCGTCCGCGGCTTCGGCGACCCGCGTCCGGTCACCCTCGACAACGGCAAGCCGATATGGCACCAGGAGAAGGACGGCAAGGAGCTCCTGCCGTTCCACCCGGACGCCGACGACCTCGGCATGCAGTTCCTGGAAGGCCTACCGCACTCCTGGCCCGACGGCCAGCAGGCCTACAACGGCGGCAAGTACGACAAGTGGCTGCCCGCCAAGGGCACCACGACCATGGCGTACCTGACCCGCGAGGACATCCCCTTCCACTACGCCCTCGCCGACGCCTTCACCGTCTGCGACGCCTACCACTGCTCGTTCATCGGCTCCACCGACCCGAACCGCTACTACATGTGGTCCGGCTACACGGGCAACGACGGCACCGGCGGCGGCCCGGTCCTCGGCAACGACGAACTCGGCTACGGCTGGACGACCTACCCCGAGCGCCTGGAGCAGGCCGGCATCTCCTGGAAGATCTACCAGGACATCGGCGACGGCCTCGACGCGAAGGGCTCCTGGGGCTGGATCGAGGACGCCTACCGCGGCAACTACGGCGACAACTCCCTGCTGTACTTCGACAAGTACCGGGACGCCAATCCCGGCGACCCGTGGTACGACAAGGCCCGCACGGGCACGAACGTCAAGGCCGGCGACGGCTACTTCGACCTGCTGAAGGCCGACGTCAAGGCGGACAGGCTGCCGCAGATCTCCTGGATCGCCGCCCCCGAGGCGTTCTCCGAGCACTCCAACTGGCCGTCGAACTACGGCGCCTGGTACATCGCCCAGGTCCTGGACGCCCTCACCGCCAACCCGGAGGTATGGGCGAAGACGGCCCTGTTCATCACCTACGACGAGAACGACGGCTTCTTCGACCACGTCGTACCGCCCCTGCCGCCGAAGGACGCGTCCCGCGGCAAGTCCACCGTCGACGTCTCCCTCGACCTCTTCCCCGGCGACGGCAAGAACACGGCCGGCCCCTACGGCCTCGGGCCGCGGGTGCCGATGCTGGTCGTCTCGCCGTGGAGCAAGGGCGGCTTCGTCTGCTCGGAGACCCTCGACCACACCTCCATCCTGCGGTTCATGGAGCGCCGCTTCGGCGTGCGCGAGCCCAACATCTCACCGTGGCGCCGGGCGATCTGCGGTGACCTGACCTCCGCGTTCGACTTCTCCCGCAAGGACACGCGGCCCGCCCCGCTGCCCGGCACCGACGAGTACGAGCCGCAGGACCGCGAACGCCACCCCGACTACAAGCCCACCCCGCCCGCCGACCCGCGCATGCCCCGGCAGGAACGCGGCCTGCGCCGCGCCCGGCCGCTGAAGTACGCACCGTACGTGGACGCCTCGGTCGACGCGGCGGCCGGGAAGCTCACCCTCGCCTTCGCCTCCGGGCCGAAGGCCGGCGCCGCCTTCCACGTCACCTCCGGCAACCGCACCGACGGCCCCTGGATGTACACCACCGAGGCCGGCAAGACGCTCTCCGACACCTGGAACTCGGACTGGTCGGCGGGCTCGTACGACCTGACCGTGCACGGACCGAACGGCTTCGTGCGGGTCTTCAAGGGGTCGAACAGGACGGCCGGCTGCGAGGTCACCGCGCGCCACACCGGTGACGACATCGAGCTGACCTTCGCCAACAAGGGCTCCGGCACGGCACGGCTGAAGGTCTCCGACGGTTACGGCGGCCGGCCCTCGACCGTCACCGTCCGCCCGGGCGCGAAGGTGCGGCGGACCGTCGAGCTCGCCGCCAGCCGCCGCTGGTACGACCTGACCGTCACGGCCGAGGGCGACGCGGCGTTCCTGCGGCGGTTCGCGGGACACGTCGACAACGGTCGGCCGGGCGTGAGCGACCCGGCGCTCATCACCGCGTAG